The Bacteroidota bacterium genome contains a region encoding:
- a CDS encoding NTP transferase domain-containing protein — translation MIIVIPMAGRGSRFANVGYSTPKPLIDVCGKPMLCHAFKSVEGIPYTKLVFIALKEHQEQYDVRKVITDNITTDFELVLLDDVTEGQLCTVMEAKQFFAPGEDLLIAASDTYVKSEIGKHIANKPADCTGIISVADLPGDRWSFAKTDETGRVVEVAEKVKISDHASTGLYYFSDVEFFARQATQLIDNKETTKGEYYVMPLYGKYIAQGLHLTISEADEMWDMGTPEAKQAFENYLNGQ, via the coding sequence ATGATTATTGTAATACCTATGGCAGGCAGGGGCAGCCGCTTTGCCAATGTAGGCTACAGTACGCCCAAACCGTTGATTGATGTGTGTGGCAAACCTATGTTGTGTCATGCTTTCAAATCGGTTGAAGGAATACCGTATACAAAACTGGTGTTTATTGCCTTAAAAGAACATCAGGAACAATACGATGTACGTAAGGTAATAACTGATAATATCACTACTGATTTTGAATTGGTGTTACTGGATGATGTTACCGAAGGGCAGCTTTGCACAGTAATGGAAGCAAAACAGTTTTTTGCTCCGGGCGAAGATTTGTTAATCGCTGCATCCGATACGTATGTAAAAAGTGAAATTGGTAAACACATTGCCAATAAACCTGCTGATTGTACCGGGATAATTTCAGTTGCTGATTTACCGGGCGATCGCTGGAGCTTTGCAAAAACCGATGAAACAGGCCGTGTGGTTGAGGTGGCAGAAAAAGTAAAAATATCTGACCACGCCAGCACTGGTTTGTACTATTTTAGCGATGTGGAATTTTTTGCCCGTCAAGCTACCCAACTTATTGATAATAAAGAAACTACAAAGGGTGAGTATTACGTAATGCCCTTGTATGGAAAATATATTGCCCAAGGTTTGCACTTAACCATCAGTGAAGCTGATGAAATGTGGGACATGGGAACCCCTGAAGCCAAGCAAGCATTTGAGAATTACCTGAACGGCCAATAA
- a CDS encoding HAD hydrolase family protein, with protein sequence MRLIIDLDGTICYLKEKGETYADVKPKEGAAEFISNLRKQGHYVIIQTARNMATCEANLGKVMKNVGKITLEWLDTHGIEYDEIYFGKPNGDLYIDDRALRFESWGDMSEELLKGLARSK encoded by the coding sequence ATGCGATTAATTATAGATTTAGACGGGACTATCTGTTACCTGAAAGAAAAGGGCGAAACTTATGCCGATGTGAAACCTAAAGAAGGTGCGGCGGAGTTCATCAGCAACCTGCGTAAGCAAGGTCATTATGTGATTATACAAACTGCACGTAATATGGCTACCTGCGAGGCTAATTTGGGTAAAGTAATGAAAAACGTAGGCAAAATTACCCTTGAGTGGTTGGATACACATGGGATAGAATACGATGAGATATACTTTGGCAAGCCTAACGGCGATTTGTATATCGATGACCGCGCCTTGCGCTTTGAAAGCTGGGGCGATATGAGCGAAGAACTTTTAAAAGGGTTAGCACGTAGCAAATGA